In one window of Zingiber officinale cultivar Zhangliang chromosome 11A, Zo_v1.1, whole genome shotgun sequence DNA:
- the LOC122032798 gene encoding AT-hook motif nuclear-localized protein 26-like, which translates to MNHLPPYLPQDQRMQLPNVNNNNTDNNNNRNSSSSSSHVKNNGDENKSKRGRPPGSKNKSKAPLVIRRESGNAVRVHVMEVPTGHDVVESISQFVRRRMVDIMVTSGCGTVACASIRSPTGSTLQLRGPFEIVSLSGSILSPPSLAATACLTVHLANGHGQMAGGAAVGPLVALGPVMVTAFSFDNAYLERLPLIPEEQPPERSSTQFQVPPILPPPLLGGVGSINTAPLFHGQLSDPVNDDFQLPTDKDLEILEGELRSLI; encoded by the coding sequence ATGAATCATCTTCCTCCCTACCTCCCTCAAGATCAAAGAATGCAACTGCCCAATGTCAACAACAACAACACCGACAACAACAACAATAGaaacagcagcagcagcagcagccatGTTAAAAATAACGGCGACGAAAATAAGTCGAAGCGTGGTCGTCCACCAGGATCTAAGAACAAGTCGAAGGCGCCATTGGTCATAAGACGTGAGAGTGGCAATGCAGTGCGAGTGCATGTGATGGAGGTCCCCACCGGCCATGACGTCGTCGAGAGCATTTCCCAGTTCGTGCGCCGCCGCATGGTCGACATCATGGTGACCAGCGGCTGCGGGACCGTCGCCTGCGCGTCCATCCGCAGCCCGACGGGCTCCACGTTGCAGCTGCGAGGGCCCTTCGAGATCGTCTCCCTCTCAGGGTCGATCCTGTCGCCGCCGTCTCTGGCAGCGACGGCGTGTCTGACGGTGCATCTGGCGAACGGGCACGGACAGATGGCGGGCGGCGCTGCAGTGGGGCCGTTGGTGGCGCTGGGGCCGGTGATGGTCACAGCCTTCTCGTTCGACAACGCGTACTTAGAGCGCTTGCCGCTCATACCCGAGGAGCAGCCGCCGGAACGAAGCAGCACGCAGTTTCAAGTGCCGCCGATCCTTCCGCCGCCATTGTTGGGCGGCGTTGGCAGCATCAACACCGCGCCGCTTTTTCATGGTCAACTCTCGGATCCGGTCAACGACGACTTCCAACTACCAACCGACAAGGATCTGGAGATACTAGAAGGAGAGCTGAGGTCGTTAATATAA